In Sinorhizobium numidicum, the following proteins share a genomic window:
- a CDS encoding SRPBCC family protein: MPNTVRLHRVLATSPEKVYRAFLEADALAKWLPPNGFACTVHHLQPKVGGTFKMSFRNFTTDESHAFGGEYVELVPGERLRYTDKFDDPNLPGEMQVTVTLKKVSIGTELDIVQAGVPDVIPPEACYLGWQESLRNLARLVEPEINQ, from the coding sequence ATGCCCAACACCGTACGCTTGCACCGCGTTCTGGCAACCAGTCCAGAGAAAGTCTATCGCGCGTTCCTCGAGGCCGACGCGCTCGCGAAATGGCTTCCGCCCAACGGCTTCGCCTGCACTGTGCATCATCTGCAGCCAAAAGTCGGCGGCACGTTCAAAATGTCCTTCCGGAACTTCACAACGGACGAAAGCCACGCGTTTGGCGGCGAATATGTCGAGCTCGTCCCGGGCGAACGCCTGCGCTACACGGACAAATTCGACGACCCCAACCTGCCCGGCGAGATGCAGGTTACTGTGACGTTGAAGAAAGTATCGATCGGTACCGAACTGGATATCGTGCAGGCAGGCGTGCCGGACGTCATTCCACCCGAGGCTTGTTATCTCGGTTGGCAGGAGTCGTTACGAAACCTGGCACGGCTCGTCGAGCCTGAGATCAATCAATAG
- a CDS encoding helix-turn-helix domain-containing protein, producing MTIPAAAQELGGRLPSAFEKTAANQLRKLLAAHVTGDAKLRVLDDEAQQPTEITLTPALSSLLMELLRHIGKGDAVTLVPVSKMLTTQQAADILNVSRPFLISLLDKGEIEHTLVGRHRRIQADHLFKYKKERDEKRSKALADLAELDSEYL from the coding sequence ATGACAATCCCAGCAGCAGCCCAGGAACTTGGCGGGCGCCTGCCGTCTGCCTTTGAAAAAACTGCCGCAAACCAGCTGCGAAAATTACTGGCGGCCCATGTTACAGGTGACGCAAAACTGCGTGTGCTGGACGATGAGGCGCAGCAGCCAACTGAGATCACGCTTACGCCAGCATTGTCCAGTCTCCTAATGGAGCTGCTGCGTCACATCGGCAAAGGCGACGCGGTCACTCTCGTCCCTGTCAGCAAAATGCTGACGACACAGCAAGCGGCCGACATTCTCAATGTATCGCGCCCATTCCTCATTTCTCTTCTCGACAAGGGAGAAATCGAACACACGCTTGTTGGGCGGCATCGAAGGATCCAGGCGGACCATCTTTTTAAGTACAAGAAGGAACGAGACGAGAAACGGAGTAAGGCCCTTGCGGATCTTGCCGAGCTAGACTCGGAGTATCTCTAA
- a CDS encoding IS110 family transposase — translation MDQYIGLDVSLKDTAISVREDGKRIWRGKCPSDPTLLAELIRKHAPHARRVVFETGPLSTWFYHALTAEGAPAICIEARHAQKVLNETLNKTDANDADGLAQLAEAGFYKAVRVKSFDAMLTRALVAARNQLLNLSTQLGNQIRGVMKTFGLIVPKGTGRVFDTHVRELLERQTSLAQIILPLLDAWHNIRKRAAILDRQLIAAARQSPATKLLMTVPGIGAITAVSYIAAIEDPENFRTSRSVGAWLGLTTRRYQSGEVDYDGHISRRGDNRLRGLLYEAATTLLTRTSARTESSLKNWGLKLRERLGFKRAAVAVARKLAVIMHTMLKTGETFNPSAGTNALMKV, via the coding sequence ATGGACCAGTATATTGGGCTTGATGTTTCATTGAAAGACACAGCAATCTCGGTTCGGGAGGACGGCAAGCGGATCTGGCGGGGAAAGTGCCCTTCGGACCCAACGCTTCTGGCCGAGCTTATCCGCAAGCACGCGCCGCACGCCAGGCGCGTCGTCTTCGAAACGGGGCCGCTGTCGACGTGGTTCTACCATGCCCTGACGGCCGAAGGGGCTCCGGCGATCTGCATTGAAGCGCGGCACGCGCAAAAGGTATTGAACGAGACACTCAACAAGACCGATGCCAATGATGCCGATGGTCTGGCGCAGCTCGCAGAAGCCGGCTTTTACAAAGCGGTTCGGGTCAAGTCGTTTGACGCTATGCTGACCCGCGCGTTGGTGGCGGCCCGCAATCAGCTCCTGAATCTCTCAACCCAACTCGGCAATCAGATCCGCGGTGTCATGAAGACCTTCGGCCTTATCGTACCCAAAGGCACAGGTCGGGTTTTTGATACCCATGTTCGAGAGCTCCTGGAGAGGCAAACTTCTCTGGCACAGATCATTTTGCCCTTGCTTGATGCGTGGCACAATATTCGCAAGCGTGCGGCCATTCTTGACCGTCAGCTCATTGCAGCGGCGCGGCAGAGCCCGGCTACGAAGTTGTTGATGACAGTTCCAGGTATCGGCGCCATTACGGCGGTCTCTTACATCGCCGCCATCGAGGATCCGGAAAACTTCCGAACTTCGCGCTCGGTTGGCGCCTGGCTCGGGCTGACCACCCGCCGCTATCAGTCGGGCGAAGTCGATTATGACGGCCATATCTCACGCAGAGGCGACAACCGGCTGCGCGGGCTGCTTTACGAAGCGGCGACAACGCTGCTGACGAGAACCAGTGCCAGAACTGAGAGCAGTCTCAAGAATTGGGGACTTAAGCTGCGCGAGCGGCTTGGCTTTAAGCGGGCGGCTGTGGCCGTCGCCCGCAAACTCGCGGTTATCATGCATACCATGCTCAAGACGGGAGAAACCTTCAATCCTTCAGCCGGCACCAACGCATTAATGAAGGTCTGA
- a CDS encoding SAM domain-containing protein: MVSVTAWLLRLGLGKYEQAFRNNDIDASLLPTLTDDDLRELGVVSLGHRKQKSPPSQNLTDRPTRRRWSHQPFLKQSGDSLPSCSLIWLVRRLYHRVAILRICVRSCTHNKML, encoded by the coding sequence GTGGTAAGCGTTACGGCGTGGCTGCTCCGTCTGGGGCTCGGCAAGTATGAGCAGGCCTTCCGCAATAATGATATTGATGCGAGCCTGCTTCCAACCCTGACTGACGATGACCTGCGGGAGCTCGGCGTAGTGTCGCTCGGCCACCGAAAACAGAAGTCGCCGCCATCGCAGAACTTGACAGACCGGCCAACGCGCCGCCGATGGTCGCATCAGCCATTTCTGAAGCAGAGCGGCGACAGCTTACCGTCATGTTCGTTGATCTGGTTGGTTCGACGGCTCTATCATCGCGTCGCGATCCTGAGGATATGCGTCAGGTCCTGCACGCATAACAAAATGCTGTGA